The proteins below are encoded in one region of Maribacter aestuarii:
- a CDS encoding DUF4286 family protein produces the protein MYIYNVTTNVDSSSHKDWVHWMQSKHIPEVLATGKFLSAKMTKVLVEEDMGGVTYSVQFTVKDKAALDRYYQEDAPRLREDAQKLFAGKAISFRTELEVLDEFFVRRPTATHHLFAYGTLLEKDVQVGVFSRPLGGLKDVLSKYKVSDFKVADRYPTLDHTGDEQDVIKGEVYALTPEELKIADQYEGDAYERIEVELGSSKKAWVYIAKK, from the coding sequence ATGTACATCTATAACGTAACCACCAATGTTGATAGCTCCTCCCATAAAGATTGGGTGCATTGGATGCAATCCAAACATATTCCCGAGGTTTTGGCGACCGGTAAATTTCTAAGCGCAAAAATGACCAAGGTGCTTGTAGAGGAGGATATGGGCGGCGTCACCTATTCCGTACAGTTTACCGTTAAGGACAAAGCAGCGTTGGACCGTTATTACCAGGAAGATGCCCCAAGGCTAAGGGAGGATGCGCAAAAATTATTTGCTGGGAAGGCAATTTCTTTCCGGACCGAACTGGAAGTGCTGGACGAGTTCTTTGTGCGAAGACCAACCGCTACGCACCATCTTTTCGCTTATGGAACCCTGCTGGAGAAAGACGTGCAAGTCGGTGTTTTTTCAAGGCCGTTAGGTGGATTAAAAGACGTACTCTCCAAATACAAGGTTTCAGATTTTAAAGTTGCCGATAGGTATCCAACCTTGGACCACACCGGAGATGAGCAAGATGTAATCAAGGGGGAGGTTTATGCGCTAACCCCAGAAGAGCTTAAAATTGCTGATCAATATGAAGGTGATGCCTATGAGCGAATAGAAGTTGAATTGGGATCCAGCAAAAAAGCTTGGGTGTATATCGCCAAAAAATAA
- a CDS encoding tetratricopeptide repeat protein, with product MKQILLEKAQKNPELIWNELLSWLFVQQNQFSSAFRQEKAIFKRAEGNNVQRLENLGDMALEANEAGVAKDVFEYISENTNDEITRLNAQLNLIDIDLLEANEKELDAIQKKYEELVAIHGYKGQTLQLQVAYANFLTFKRNNPQPGEKLLKNSLELPLNERGTAYIKLALGDILVYNRKFNEALIYFSQIQQQLKNDVLGQNARFKVAQTSFYKGDFDWALTQLKVLRGSTSQLIANDAMQLSLLISDNSLEDSTQTALKIYARADFLAYQNNTNEALSVLEDILQNHKGEKIEDEALFKQAQLYETLKKHEEASLNYEKIITFYGNGILADDAYFALGELYRKVFNEPEKAKNYYEKIIYNYQDSYYFPQARKNFRMLRGDAIN from the coding sequence TTGAAGCAAATACTCTTGGAAAAAGCACAAAAGAATCCCGAGCTTATATGGAACGAACTTTTAAGTTGGTTGTTTGTGCAGCAAAATCAATTCAGTAGCGCATTTCGGCAAGAAAAGGCCATTTTTAAAAGAGCGGAGGGGAACAATGTGCAACGCCTAGAAAATTTAGGCGACATGGCCTTGGAAGCTAATGAAGCAGGCGTCGCCAAGGATGTTTTTGAATACATTTCTGAAAATACGAATGATGAGATTACCCGACTTAACGCACAACTGAATCTAATAGATATTGATTTACTAGAGGCAAATGAAAAGGAACTGGACGCAATCCAGAAAAAATATGAAGAATTGGTTGCTATTCATGGATACAAAGGTCAAACCTTACAGCTACAGGTGGCTTATGCCAATTTCCTGACCTTTAAACGCAACAATCCGCAACCGGGGGAGAAGCTGCTAAAAAATAGTCTGGAACTTCCCCTTAATGAACGGGGCACCGCATATATTAAATTGGCACTCGGGGATATTTTGGTATACAATAGAAAGTTCAACGAAGCACTTATCTATTTTTCGCAAATTCAACAACAGCTTAAAAACGATGTTCTGGGACAGAACGCTCGCTTCAAGGTTGCCCAAACTAGTTTTTATAAAGGTGATTTTGATTGGGCATTGACACAACTAAAAGTGTTAAGAGGTTCCACTTCACAGCTCATTGCCAATGATGCCATGCAGTTGAGCTTATTGATTTCGGATAACTCTTTGGAAGATTCTACCCAAACGGCATTAAAGATATATGCCAGGGCCGATTTTTTAGCCTATCAGAATAACACAAACGAAGCGCTTTCCGTATTGGAGGATATCCTTCAAAACCATAAGGGAGAAAAAATCGAGGACGAAGCTCTGTTTAAGCAGGCCCAACTTTATGAGACCCTTAAAAAGCATGAGGAAGCCAGTCTCAATTACGAAAAAATTATAACGTTTTATGGCAATGGAATTTTAGCCGACGATGCCTATTTTGCCTTGGGCGAGCTCTACCGAAAAGTATTTAACGAACCGGAAAAAGCAAAAAATTATTACGAAAAAATCATTTATAACTATCAGGATAGCTACTATTTCCCCCAGGCCCGTAAGAATTTTAGAATGCTTAGAGGGGACGCCATAAATTGA
- a CDS encoding ComEC/Rec2 family competence protein: MEKRFLANKTKRFYFNNGVEDTSYVAIHGDELLVDPAQDNTTNTRRDATYRGRQGTIASNTKLLTKRSLELYFLDIGQGDASFIVTPDNVKILVDGGLKDRALGFLIWKYRLDQAQNSVVIDHLFLSHADKDHVVGLIPLLNHPKIEVRHIYHNGIGLYESGHNTELGTMLSDKLLTLHSSVQDLAGESLKSDFRNWIDAVVASGATYKRLDASTGFLPIGDASVQLEVLGPILEPGNTLKWFGGKSHTINGHSVIFRLDHKHVRTFFSGDLNVEGSEHFLSVPGNNLRANAHIFKAPHHGSHEFSQEFLHAVHPMVTVVSSGETPDHGHPRAVFLGGLGLAGRGRLPLIFSTELSALFVDAGDTDAVAHANTEVTTLDDLDFSNSNANSEARQRFKKILPGIINVRTDGEKIFSFRRVQMGYQWESYEFKYNDL; this comes from the coding sequence ATGGAAAAAAGATTTCTTGCCAATAAAACAAAACGGTTCTACTTTAATAACGGCGTTGAGGATACGAGTTATGTGGCCATACACGGAGACGAACTGCTGGTAGACCCCGCACAAGACAATACTACAAATACCAGACGAGATGCCACTTATAGAGGCAGGCAGGGCACCATAGCGTCCAATACCAAATTATTGACAAAACGCAGTCTTGAACTTTATTTTCTGGATATTGGTCAAGGAGATGCTTCTTTTATAGTAACACCTGATAACGTCAAAATTTTGGTTGACGGTGGTCTAAAGGATAGGGCCCTTGGTTTCCTAATATGGAAATACCGACTGGACCAAGCCCAAAACAGTGTCGTCATCGACCATCTTTTTTTAAGTCACGCCGATAAAGATCACGTGGTGGGGTTGATTCCACTTCTTAACCATCCTAAAATAGAGGTAAGGCATATTTACCACAACGGAATCGGTCTATACGAGAGTGGCCATAACACGGAATTGGGAACGATGCTAAGCGATAAATTACTGACGCTGCATAGCTCGGTTCAAGATTTGGCGGGTGAAAGCTTAAAAAGTGATTTTAGAAATTGGATTGATGCGGTAGTTGCCAGTGGTGCTACCTATAAACGTTTGGACGCCTCTACAGGTTTCTTGCCTATTGGGGATGCCAGTGTTCAATTAGAGGTATTGGGGCCTATTTTGGAGCCCGGCAATACCCTTAAATGGTTTGGTGGAAAATCCCACACTATAAACGGGCATTCCGTAATTTTTAGATTGGATCATAAACATGTCCGAACATTTTTCTCAGGAGATTTAAACGTTGAGGGTAGTGAGCATTTTCTATCGGTTCCTGGTAATAATCTTAGGGCAAATGCTCATATTTTTAAAGCGCCACATCATGGGAGTCATGAATTTTCACAAGAATTCTTGCATGCCGTTCATCCTATGGTGACGGTAGTATCCTCCGGCGAAACCCCAGATCATGGTCATCCACGTGCAGTGTTTTTGGGAGGACTGGGTCTAGCCGGTAGGGGGCGTTTGCCGCTCATTTTTTCTACGGAACTTTCTGCACTGTTCGTAGATGCAGGAGACACGGATGCCGTAGCCCATGCTAATACGGAAGTAACTACGTTGGATGACTTGGATTTCTCTAATTCCAACGCCAATTCCGAGGCAAGGCAGCGTTTTAAAAAAATACTTCCAGGCATTATAAATGTTAGAACCGATGGCGAGAAAATCTTTTCTTTTAGACGTGTGCAAATGGGATACCAATGGGAATCCTATGAATTCAAGTATAATGATTTATAG
- the mgtE gene encoding magnesium transporter, with translation MTPFKLTEEFVGEIEVLIEQKEDAGLLALLEDVHYADVAEIINELNDQEATYLIKLLDSDKTSDVLTELNEDVREAILGNLSSKEIAGELEELDTDDAADIIAELPQEIVQEVISEIEDREHAKDIVDLLRYDENSAGGLMAKELVKVNENWTVLNCVKEMRAQAENVTRVHSIYVVDDEEKLKGRLSLKDLLTAPTKAYIKDVFIANVDSVNVNEKPEEVAKIMSKYDLEAIPVVDEIGRLVGRITIDDIVDVIREEAEKDYQMAAGISQDVEADDSIWELTRARLPWLILGLFGGAAAAVIMGGFEEMFRKYTILFLFTPLIAAMAGNVGVQSSAIIVQGLANDDIKGSIGNRLIKEMLLALLNGTILAVLLLFFTWIWKGDFMTALAISVSLIAVIVVAGFIGTFTPLFLHKRGVDPAIATGPFITTSNDIFGILIYFMIAKVILGI, from the coding sequence ATGACACCGTTTAAACTTACTGAAGAATTTGTAGGGGAGATTGAAGTACTCATAGAGCAGAAAGAAGACGCAGGTTTACTAGCGCTTTTGGAGGATGTTCATTATGCGGATGTCGCCGAAATCATCAACGAGCTTAATGATCAGGAGGCCACCTATCTTATTAAATTACTGGATAGCGATAAAACCTCCGATGTACTTACCGAGCTGAACGAAGACGTTAGGGAAGCCATTCTGGGCAACCTTTCTTCCAAGGAAATAGCAGGAGAGTTAGAGGAATTGGATACCGATGATGCGGCAGATATCATTGCGGAACTTCCACAAGAAATAGTACAGGAGGTTATCTCCGAAATAGAGGACCGTGAGCATGCCAAGGACATCGTAGACCTGCTCCGTTATGATGAAAACTCGGCTGGTGGTCTTATGGCGAAAGAGTTGGTGAAAGTCAACGAAAATTGGACCGTACTTAACTGTGTAAAGGAGATGAGGGCACAGGCGGAAAATGTTACCCGTGTGCATTCCATTTATGTAGTGGACGATGAGGAAAAGCTTAAGGGACGTCTTTCCCTAAAAGACTTGTTAACGGCTCCTACCAAAGCTTATATCAAGGATGTATTTATCGCCAACGTGGATTCGGTTAACGTCAATGAAAAACCCGAGGAAGTAGCCAAGATTATGAGCAAATATGACTTGGAAGCTATCCCCGTAGTAGATGAAATTGGAAGATTAGTGGGTCGTATTACCATTGATGATATTGTGGACGTTATCAGGGAGGAAGCTGAAAAAGATTACCAAATGGCTGCCGGTATCTCTCAGGACGTTGAGGCAGACGATAGTATATGGGAGCTTACACGTGCACGTTTACCATGGCTCATTTTAGGCCTTTTTGGCGGGGCCGCAGCTGCTGTGATTATGGGAGGTTTTGAGGAGATGTTCCGAAAATACACCATATTATTTTTGTTCACGCCTTTGATAGCGGCCATGGCGGGCAATGTGGGTGTGCAATCCAGCGCCATTATTGTTCAAGGGCTTGCCAATGATGATATCAAGGGAAGCATTGGCAACCGTTTGATTAAAGAAATGCTCTTGGCCCTTTTGAACGGCACCATTTTAGCGGTGCTCTTGTTGTTCTTCACTTGGATTTGGAAAGGGGATTTCATGACCGCCTTGGCCATATCAGTTTCGTTGATTGCCGTAATTGTAGTTGCCGGTTTTATAGGAACCTTTACACCTTTGTTTTTACATAAAAGAGGTGTTGATCCGGCCATTGCTACCGGACCTTTTATCACAACCAGCAACGATATCTTTGGTATACTCATTTACTTTATGATCGCAAAAGTGATACTTGGTATTTAG
- a CDS encoding tetratricopeptide repeat protein produces MRFFYCIAFLLFSLTLCAQDDFLAKQYFSDGDFEKAVVFYEKLVEKNPRRTDYVQGLIACYQQLERYTDAEQFLSEQLNMRSPHPTLLIEMGYNYKLQERTEKADSYFDQAISVIEQNPNFGYALGYQFQKYSLLDRAIIAYQRAMEMNPALDYNYQLARIYGEQGDVERMFRSYLNLISTGKTSKSNILRSIDDFVTSDAEQKEQLIVEANTLGKSTKESRAYMERTFKLVVCAAKSIQ; encoded by the coding sequence ATGAGATTTTTTTATTGCATTGCATTCCTGCTTTTTTCTTTGACGCTTTGCGCCCAGGATGATTTTTTGGCCAAGCAATATTTTTCTGACGGTGATTTTGAGAAAGCGGTAGTTTTTTATGAAAAGCTGGTGGAGAAGAACCCGCGGAGAACGGATTACGTTCAGGGACTCATCGCCTGCTATCAACAATTGGAACGCTATACGGATGCGGAACAGTTCCTCTCCGAACAATTGAATATGCGTAGCCCACATCCAACACTTTTGATAGAGATGGGTTACAATTACAAGTTGCAGGAGCGAACGGAGAAAGCGGATAGTTACTTTGATCAAGCTATATCCGTTATTGAACAAAATCCCAATTTTGGGTACGCCCTGGGATATCAGTTTCAGAAATACAGCCTATTGGACCGGGCCATAATAGCCTATCAAAGGGCTATGGAAATGAATCCGGCTTTGGATTACAACTATCAATTGGCACGTATTTATGGGGAACAAGGAGATGTAGAGCGTATGTTCCGTTCTTATCTAAACCTTATCAGTACGGGAAAAACTTCCAAATCCAATATCTTAAGAAGTATAGACGATTTTGTAACTAGTGATGCAGAGCAAAAAGAACAACTTATTGTTGAAGCAAATACTCTTGGAAAAAGCACAAAAGAATCCCGAGCTTATATGGAACGAACTTTTAAGTTGGTTGTTTGTGCAGCAAAATCAATTCAGTAG
- the rsmA gene encoding 16S rRNA (adenine(1518)-N(6)/adenine(1519)-N(6))-dimethyltransferase RsmA, giving the protein MGKKWKKRKDDYTYKKSAEKGPVKAKKYLGQHFLKDEDIAQKIADTLLLKDYKNVIEIGPGTGVLTKYLLLKDLNLVAMDLDADSIIYLNHSFPLEHPKVLQGNISFQVIEADFLNYDMQTLFGKEQFGITGNFPYNISTQIVFKMLEMREQVPEFSGMFQKEVAQRICATEGNKTYGILSVLVQAFYTTEYLFTVHPQVFDPPPKVQSGVLRLTRKSDFELGCDEKLFYRVVKTAFNQRRKTIRNSLKTFSLSDNLKEDVIFDQRPEQLSVADFIALTKRIANDTV; this is encoded by the coding sequence ATGGGTAAGAAGTGGAAAAAGAGGAAAGATGATTATACCTATAAAAAATCAGCCGAAAAAGGGCCTGTAAAAGCCAAAAAATATTTAGGCCAGCACTTTTTAAAAGATGAGGATATAGCTCAAAAGATAGCTGATACACTATTGCTCAAAGACTATAAAAACGTCATAGAAATAGGGCCTGGAACCGGGGTACTCACCAAATATCTTTTACTTAAGGACCTCAATTTGGTGGCAATGGATTTGGATGCAGATTCCATTATCTACCTAAATCACAGTTTTCCGTTGGAGCACCCCAAAGTTTTACAAGGAAATATCTCCTTTCAGGTGATTGAAGCAGACTTCCTCAACTACGATATGCAAACCCTTTTCGGTAAAGAACAGTTTGGGATCACTGGTAATTTCCCCTATAACATCTCTACCCAAATCGTGTTCAAAATGCTGGAAATGCGGGAACAGGTCCCTGAATTTTCGGGCATGTTCCAAAAAGAAGTTGCCCAACGGATTTGTGCTACGGAAGGCAATAAAACCTATGGCATCCTTTCGGTACTGGTACAAGCGTTTTATACGACGGAATACCTCTTTACCGTGCATCCACAAGTTTTTGACCCCCCGCCTAAGGTACAATCCGGTGTCCTTAGATTGACCAGAAAATCCGATTTTGAGTTGGGTTGTGATGAAAAGCTTTTTTATCGCGTTGTAAAGACAGCTTTCAACCAAAGAAGAAAGACCATTCGTAACAGTTTAAAAACCTTTTCCCTCTCAGATAATCTAAAAGAAGATGTTATATTTGACCAGCGCCCGGAACAACTGTCCGTAGCCGATTTTATAGCATTGACCAAGAGGATAGCAAATGACACCGTTTAA